The genomic DNA TCATGACGTTCGCCTGCGGGACGGACGAGCAGGCGATGGAGAAGACCTGGGAGCTGGCCCGGCGCGGCTTCCGCGAGATCACGGTCGCCGATCCGAAGGGCAAGGAGCTGTCGGCGGTCGCCTTCGAGCGCTCGCTCAACATCGACTGGGAGTGACGCGCGTCGGACGGCGACGCCGCTGCCGGCCGAGTCCGTCGATGACAGGAGCCGCGCCGCCCGCCGCGTGAACCGCCGAGGCGGCTGTCAGGTCGGTTCGAGCTCGCGCCAGAGATTCGCCCGGCCCGACCGCGCCGTCTCGGGGATGTCGGTGGTGGCCCCGATCTCCTCCGCCTTGCGCCAGATGGCGCGGCAGACGAGGATCTCGCTGCTCGCGTCGATGCTGAGGATGAAGCTGTCCGGGACGATCTCGGCATCCGGGAGCGCGACCCGCACGCCGCCGGCGGACCGGTCGTAGACGATGCAGGGCAAGCTTCGATGCTCGTCGACCGAGATGCTGCCGGTCTCGTTGAGAAGCGTGCGTGGAGCGCTGCGTCGTTCGAACATCACCGCCTCGAGAACCTCTGCCCGACAGGATCGGTCACCCGGGTTCAAGGGCGGTTTGCGAAATGCCTCGAATTGTCGGGATGCCCGCGTCCCTGTGAATTCTGAGCTCTATATGCGGGTTCGGTCGGGCACCGGATGCGCAGAGCCCCGCCACCCGCCGGTCGACGGGGGCGACGGATCCGCAGGGACGGGACGGCCTCGGTCCGACCGCTCGGCGGCCCGGGGCCTTCCGCGGACGCGACCTACCCGGTCACGACCTCGACGAGGGTGGTGAGGAAGCCCAGCGCGACGGCCCCGATGCCGCCCATGAAGGCGACGTCCCACCCGGCGAACTCCCGCGACTGGGGTGCGCGCAGGAAGGCGAACAGCGTGACGGCGGCCCCGCAGACGACGAGAGCGAGGGCCAGAAGTATTGGACGAGACATGGCGTTTCCCTCTGCGCCGGTCTCTCGGCCCTTGAGGGCTCTTGTAAACGGACGAGTGCGACCGGCTTGATCTGTTCAGGCTCTTCCGTCATCGGAGCATGACAGACGAGGACGCGGTGAACAAGGCGCTAATCTGTTCTGCACTGCGGAACAACGGCCGGAATGCCGCCTTCATCTGACGGGGCGCGGGCCTCGCGGCGCGCGCTGCCGCTGGGGTTGTCGTTCCCGAGGGGCATCGGCCGGCTGACCGCCCGGACCGGCCCGCAGGAACGGAAGCCGACGCGATCAGTCGATGAACACCCGGACGCCGTCCGTGTTCAGGATGTCGCGCTGGTCGGCGCACCACTGCTCCGCGCCGACCGCGGCGATCTCGCCCGCGACCCGCCGGCCTTCCTCGGCGATGGCGTTCCGG from Methylobacterium radiotolerans JCM 2831 includes the following:
- a CDS encoding PilZ domain-containing protein, encoding MFERRSAPRTLLNETGSISVDEHRSLPCIVYDRSAGGVRVALPDAEIVPDSFILSIDASSEILVCRAIWRKAEEIGATTDIPETARSGRANLWRELEPT